A window of Halomonas sp. GFAJ-1 contains these coding sequences:
- a CDS encoding integrase has product MNVVTEISCTPTPWNKGKLVGQKSPLRLRDIWAIRVRLQLAKKTRDLALFNLAIDSKLRGCDLVNLRVRDIAHGACISPRAIVMQQKTHRPVQFEITEQTRIAIMDWIQLAQLRNEDFLFPSRINSAKHLSTRQYARIVKAWVTEIGLDASVYGTHTMRRTKASLIYRRTKNLRAVQLLLGHTKLESTVRYLGIEVDDALEMAEQTEV; this is encoded by the coding sequence ATGAACGTTGTGACTGAAATCTCCTGTACACCTACACCTTGGAATAAAGGCAAGTTAGTTGGTCAGAAGTCGCCTCTGCGCCTTCGAGATATTTGGGCTATACGTGTGCGCCTACAGCTTGCCAAAAAGACGAGAGACCTTGCCCTCTTCAATTTAGCCATTGATAGCAAATTACGGGGCTGCGACCTTGTCAATTTACGAGTCCGGGATATAGCCCATGGTGCGTGCATATCCCCACGAGCCATCGTGATGCAGCAAAAAACGCATCGACCTGTCCAGTTCGAAATAACCGAGCAAACGCGTATTGCTATCATGGACTGGATACAGCTTGCTCAACTTAGAAACGAAGACTTCTTGTTTCCCAGCCGCATCAATAGCGCAAAGCATCTTTCAACACGCCAATATGCCCGTATCGTGAAAGCATGGGTCACCGAAATAGGTTTAGATGCGTCAGTGTATGGCACGCACACGATGCGCCGCACTAAAGCGTCGTTGATATACCGTCGCACGAAAAACCTAAGGGCAGTGCAACTGCTCCTGGGTCACACGAAGCTGGAAAGCACTGTCAGGTATCTAGGGATAGAGGTAGATGACGCGTTAGAAATGGCAGAACAGACTGAAGTTTGA
- a CDS encoding transcriptional regulator MntR, translating into MSDHTQRHPPSADLSGDALPPVEQHARQYEAVRNAHETELIEDYVELIGDLIKHRGEARAADIATRMAVSQATVSKMIRRLNDLGLVTNKPYRSLFLTETGEQMAKTSRTRHDIVLHFLRALGVTDSTARIDAEGMEHHVSDETLAIMQALIKKQR; encoded by the coding sequence ATGAGTGATCACACACAACGACACCCCCCTTCCGCAGATCTTAGCGGCGATGCACTCCCTCCAGTGGAGCAGCACGCCCGGCAATATGAAGCAGTGCGCAATGCACATGAGACAGAACTGATCGAGGACTATGTTGAACTTATTGGTGACCTAATAAAGCATCGGGGAGAGGCAAGAGCAGCAGATATCGCTACGCGCATGGCGGTTAGCCAAGCCACGGTGTCTAAGATGATTCGGCGTTTGAATGACCTGGGCCTAGTGACCAACAAACCCTATCGCTCTCTGTTTCTTACTGAAACAGGCGAACAGATGGCGAAAACATCACGGACACGGCATGATATTGTGCTACATTTTTTACGCGCGTTAGGCGTCACCGACAGCACGGCACGCATTGACGCAGAGGGCATGGAACACCATGTCAGCGATGAAACACTTGCCATTATGCAAGCGCTCATAAAAAAGCAACGCTAG
- a CDS encoding diguanylate phosphodiesterase, protein MTVAVNVSVRQLSGSHFLTTVDNVLRTTGISPQHLELEITESMMIEDAQHIHQLIAQIRTRGIKVALDDFGTGYSSLSSLQQLPIDKLKIDRSFVFGVDSKEEDRLLVEMIINLGKLLGYTVIAEGVETIEQQHVLQSLGCDMVQGYYYSRPLGGDAWQAYLLAH, encoded by the coding sequence TTGACCGTTGCTGTGAATGTGTCGGTTCGCCAGCTTTCTGGGTCGCACTTTCTTACCACGGTAGATAATGTGCTGCGAACAACAGGTATCAGTCCCCAGCATTTAGAGTTAGAAATCACAGAAAGCATGATGATAGAAGATGCCCAGCATATCCATCAGCTGATTGCACAGATCCGCACCCGAGGTATTAAAGTAGCGTTGGATGACTTTGGGACAGGCTACTCATCATTAAGCTCTTTGCAGCAGCTACCCATAGATAAATTGAAAATTGATCGCTCGTTTGTCTTCGGTGTGGATAGTAAAGAAGAAGATCGCTTGCTCGTCGAAATGATTATTAACCTAGGCAAACTGTTGGGCTATACCGTTATTGCGGAAGGTGTTGAAACAATTGAACAACAGCATGTTTTACAGTCTCTAGGGTGCGATATGGTGCAAGGCTATTACTACTCTCGGCCTTTAGGAGGCGATGCGTGGCAGGCGTATTTGCTTGCGCATTAG
- a CDS encoding TIGR02688 family protein encodes MDFDSTSATQVTDALQDADLDTLLNTHFAGRVVRKDLTQRVKEGANVPVYVLEYLLGMYCASDDAEVIATGLENVKAILTDNYVRPDEAEKVKSIVRERGSFKVIDRVTVRLNEKKDRYEAAFSNLGIKDAEISAGIVKEHEKLLVGGIWVIATLSYFHEEGQSSSPFGVSLLKPIQMPHMNMDELFEGRRGFTNTQWREVLIRSIGMEPAELDESVQWHLLARMIPFVENNYNVCELGPRGTGKSHIYKECSPNSILVSGGQTTVANLFYNMSSRRIGLVGMWDLVAFDEVAGISFKDKDGVQIMKDYMASGSFARGREQMEASASMVFVGNINQSVESLVKTSHLLTPFPDAMIDAAFFDRFHAYIPGWEIPKMRPSFFTQRYGFIVDYLAEFFREMRKRNFADAIDRYFSLGDNLNQRDVIAVRKTVSGLLKLMFPHGEYMKDDVRDCLEYAMQVRRRVKEQLKKIGGMEFYDVHFSYIDKETLEEHFVSVKEQGGGGLIPEGQGKPGVVHTIGLSDKGMPGVYRIEMQVTAGSGKLAMSGLWNSTAAKEQVKMAFDYFKANASRISGARKVLEHDFHLHVVDLQNSGVLRDLSLASLVAFSSGLVGKPTQSQMVVLGDMSLGGSLKPVASLAECLQVAFDAGGKRVTLPMSSAIDIPTIPGELFTKFQTSFYAEPIDAVVKALGVG; translated from the coding sequence ATGGATTTTGATTCAACTTCCGCCACGCAAGTGACTGACGCCCTCCAGGATGCCGATCTGGATACGCTGCTCAACACGCACTTTGCGGGCCGCGTGGTGCGTAAGGATCTCACTCAACGCGTGAAAGAGGGCGCAAACGTGCCTGTTTACGTGCTGGAGTACCTGTTGGGTATGTACTGCGCCTCAGACGATGCGGAGGTGATCGCTACGGGATTGGAAAACGTTAAAGCGATTCTGACGGATAACTACGTTCGCCCGGATGAAGCGGAGAAAGTGAAATCCATCGTGCGCGAGCGCGGCAGCTTCAAGGTGATTGATCGTGTCACGGTGCGCCTGAACGAGAAAAAAGACCGCTATGAAGCGGCGTTCAGTAACTTAGGCATCAAAGATGCCGAGATCTCCGCAGGCATTGTTAAAGAGCACGAGAAACTGCTGGTAGGCGGTATTTGGGTGATTGCCACGCTCAGCTATTTTCATGAAGAGGGTCAGTCATCGTCACCGTTTGGCGTCAGCCTGCTCAAGCCAATTCAGATGCCCCACATGAATATGGACGAGCTGTTTGAAGGGCGGCGTGGCTTTACCAATACCCAGTGGCGAGAGGTGCTGATTCGCTCGATTGGCATGGAGCCTGCCGAGCTAGATGAGAGCGTACAGTGGCACCTGCTGGCCCGGATGATTCCGTTTGTTGAGAACAACTACAACGTCTGCGAGCTAGGGCCACGGGGCACAGGCAAAAGTCATATCTATAAAGAGTGCTCACCCAACAGCATTTTGGTCTCTGGCGGGCAAACCACGGTGGCCAACCTGTTCTACAACATGAGCTCGCGTCGCATTGGCCTGGTAGGCATGTGGGATTTGGTGGCCTTCGATGAAGTGGCCGGTATCTCGTTCAAGGATAAGGATGGGGTGCAGATCATGAAGGATTACATGGCCTCTGGTTCTTTTGCCCGTGGGCGCGAACAGATGGAAGCCTCAGCCTCGATGGTGTTTGTGGGCAACATCAACCAAAGCGTGGAGTCGCTGGTAAAAACCAGCCACCTATTGACACCATTCCCCGATGCCATGATTGATGCCGCCTTCTTTGATCGCTTCCATGCCTATATTCCCGGCTGGGAAATCCCCAAGATGCGGCCCTCGTTTTTTACTCAGCGCTATGGGTTTATTGTTGATTACCTCGCTGAATTCTTCCGTGAGATGCGCAAACGCAACTTCGCCGATGCTATTGATCGCTACTTCTCGTTGGGTGACAACCTCAACCAACGTGACGTGATTGCGGTGCGTAAAACCGTGTCGGGCCTGCTGAAACTGATGTTCCCCCATGGGGAATACATGAAAGACGATGTACGCGATTGCCTGGAATACGCCATGCAGGTACGCCGCCGCGTGAAGGAGCAGCTGAAAAAGATTGGTGGCATGGAGTTTTACGATGTTCATTTCAGCTACATCGACAAAGAGACCTTGGAAGAGCACTTTGTGTCTGTGAAAGAGCAGGGCGGTGGCGGCCTGATTCCAGAAGGCCAGGGCAAGCCAGGCGTGGTGCATACCATTGGCCTCAGCGATAAAGGCATGCCGGGGGTTTACCGCATCGAAATGCAGGTCACGGCGGGCAGCGGCAAGCTGGCCATGTCAGGGCTCTGGAACTCCACCGCCGCCAAAGAGCAGGTCAAAATGGCCTTTGATTACTTCAAGGCCAACGCCAGCCGCATTAGCGGTGCCCGTAAGGTGCTAGAGCACGACTTTCACCTCCATGTGGTCGATCTGCAAAATAGCGGCGTTTTGCGTGACCTTTCGCTCGCCAGCTTGGTCGCGTTCTCTTCAGGCCTGGTAGGTAAACCTACTCAGAGCCAAATGGTCGTGCTGGGTGATATGAGCCTGGGAGGCAGCCTAAAGCCCGTCGCAAGCCTAGCGGAATGCCTGCAGGTTGCTTTTGATGCCGGTGGCAAGCGCGTCACCCTGCCCATGAGCAGCGCCATAGATATTCCCACCATCCCCGGAGAGCTGTTCACCAAGTTCCAAACTAGCTTCTATGCCGAACCGATTGATGCAGTGGTCAAAGCGCTTGGGGTGGGTTAA
- a CDS encoding ABC transporter substrate-binding protein: MSKLHVGVLLGASLAWGTANAEVADLYEAPINVAVTFSVLGDLVKQVAGDDAHVSVLTPVNAEVHEWELTPDNFAALEEADLVFYNGYQLEQWMRQVEATVSDNVPIIAVAEASDYPTQSIITGEMEGDVDPHLWMDPRAAAAYVNVIASSMGELLPHQAEAILERALSLEEQLHDLHVELQETLEAIPDEHRLLLSSEAAFLYFADAYNFDHDGIWGTNAETEGSPRQLMRIIDIIEERQPPALFWESTISDRHVTSIARDTGVQVAGPLYVDSLSEPTGEAADYFAMLRHNAALLRHYLAAE, translated from the coding sequence ATGAGCAAGTTACATGTAGGGGTGTTGCTTGGGGCATCATTAGCCTGGGGAACCGCGAATGCTGAGGTAGCTGATCTGTATGAGGCGCCCATCAATGTGGCTGTGACGTTCTCTGTACTAGGTGACCTCGTTAAGCAAGTGGCAGGGGATGACGCTCATGTCTCCGTGCTGACCCCGGTGAATGCTGAAGTTCATGAGTGGGAGTTAACGCCGGATAATTTTGCCGCGCTTGAAGAGGCGGACTTGGTTTTTTATAACGGTTATCAGCTTGAGCAGTGGATGCGACAAGTCGAAGCGACGGTTAGCGATAATGTGCCCATTATCGCCGTGGCAGAAGCTTCCGACTACCCAACGCAGTCAATCATCACTGGTGAAATGGAAGGTGACGTTGATCCCCATCTTTGGATGGATCCCCGTGCTGCTGCGGCTTATGTAAATGTTATCGCAAGCTCAATGGGAGAATTACTTCCCCACCAGGCTGAGGCCATTCTAGAGCGTGCACTCTCTTTAGAAGAGCAGCTACACGATTTGCATGTTGAGCTGCAAGAGACGCTTGAGGCTATTCCTGATGAGCATCGGCTGCTGCTGTCCAGCGAAGCGGCGTTTCTCTACTTTGCAGACGCCTACAACTTTGACCACGATGGCATTTGGGGCACTAACGCTGAAACCGAAGGGTCTCCCAGGCAGTTAATGCGCATAATTGATATTATAGAAGAGCGCCAGCCACCCGCTCTATTCTGGGAGAGCACCATTTCAGATCGTCACGTCACCAGCATTGCACGCGATACCGGGGTGCAAGTTGCTGGCCCCCTTTATGTCGACTCCCTGAGTGAGCCAACGGGTGAAGCTGCTGATTACTTCGCGATGCTACGCCATAATGCTGCGCTGCTACGCCACTATTTAGCTGCCGAGTAA
- a CDS encoding ABC transporter, whose amino-acid sequence MFMTPPLDPAAAAIDITALYAAYHRQPVLENINLSFPAGKWTAIVGPNGAGKSTLFHVLTGSMKPLRGRVDAFGEPIAIQRKAGNIAYMAQREAIEWDFPISVWETVMGGRYGHMRRDALWRRLLPARWYAPSHQQVVRKALEDVDMLALADQPIGALSGGQKKRVLLARTLAQQAKILLLDEPLAGVDPPSEQLILNVLKREREAGRTVVMVTHDMPGARRYVDHVVLINRIVRGVGSPEEMLSDARLAELAVSSIEQSSNDQALRPTACSAAQE is encoded by the coding sequence ATGTTTATGACGCCCCCGCTTGATCCTGCTGCAGCGGCGATTGATATTACGGCCCTGTATGCCGCCTACCATCGCCAGCCAGTGCTGGAAAACATTAACCTTTCGTTTCCAGCTGGGAAATGGACGGCGATTGTGGGGCCGAATGGGGCAGGAAAATCGACGCTGTTCCACGTGCTTACGGGCAGTATGAAACCGCTGCGTGGCCGCGTGGATGCATTTGGTGAGCCCATTGCCATTCAACGAAAGGCGGGGAATATCGCTTACATGGCCCAGCGAGAAGCGATTGAGTGGGATTTTCCTATTTCGGTATGGGAAACCGTGATGGGCGGCCGTTACGGGCATATGCGTCGCGATGCTCTTTGGCGGCGGCTGCTTCCTGCACGTTGGTATGCGCCTAGCCATCAGCAAGTAGTTCGCAAGGCATTAGAAGATGTTGATATGTTGGCATTGGCTGATCAGCCTATCGGAGCGCTTTCAGGTGGGCAAAAAAAGCGGGTGCTGTTAGCCCGCACCTTGGCTCAGCAGGCAAAAATCCTGCTACTAGATGAGCCGCTGGCAGGCGTAGATCCCCCTAGCGAGCAGCTTATTTTGAATGTTTTAAAGCGTGAGCGGGAAGCAGGCCGTACGGTTGTGATGGTGACCCATGATATGCCCGGTGCGCGCCGCTATGTCGATCATGTTGTGTTGATTAACCGGATTGTGCGCGGTGTGGGTTCACCCGAAGAGATGCTGAGTGATGCTAGATTAGCTGAGTTGGCGGTTAGTTCAATTGAGCAATCGAGTAACGATCAAGCGCTTCGTCCCACTGCTTGCTCAGCCGCGCAGGAATAA
- a CDS encoding CBS domain-containing protein: protein MPSLTERTARDAMHSRFIAVDGFVTVAEGLALLRQRQASVIIINRRNEQDELGIVLPSDIAKKVLSPSRPPERVNLYEIMTKPVVSVRPEMNIRYCARLFEQFGLSLAPVVDTNHHVIGIVDYHHLILDWLSASQTTHP, encoded by the coding sequence ATGCCCTCCCTAACTGAGCGCACTGCGCGCGATGCGATGCATAGTCGATTTATTGCGGTTGATGGCTTCGTAACCGTTGCCGAGGGTTTGGCACTGCTACGCCAGCGCCAAGCCTCGGTGATTATTATCAATCGGCGCAACGAACAAGACGAACTCGGCATTGTTTTACCGTCGGACATCGCTAAAAAAGTACTTTCCCCAAGCCGTCCACCCGAGCGTGTCAATTTATATGAAATAATGACAAAGCCTGTGGTTAGCGTGCGTCCAGAGATGAACATACGCTACTGCGCGCGCTTATTTGAACAGTTTGGATTATCGCTAGCCCCAGTGGTAGATACCAATCATCACGTCATTGGCATCGTTGATTATCACCACCTGATACTCGATTGGTTATCAGCGAGTCAAACCACTCACCCTTAA
- a CDS encoding type I-F CRISPR-associated endoribonuclease Cas6/Csy4, with protein MRYFFCIKYLMPSGNHAFLAGRCIACLHGFISGPKITNSGIGVSFPSWATGTVGDSIAFVSKDINALSYLSSARCFKNMADEGFIDVSDIKMVPEKLEEVRFIRNQHIAKSFPGEIKRRLIRSKNRAEKRGETFMPSSAVSDRFVDQCHVIPIDSRSSGQRFPLYVQLEALGEESKYNNYNSYGLATQYTYSGSVPNLKQIT; from the coding sequence ATGAGATACTTTTTTTGCATAAAATATCTAATGCCTTCAGGCAATCACGCATTTTTAGCAGGGAGGTGTATTGCTTGCTTACATGGGTTTATAAGCGGCCCTAAAATAACGAATTCCGGCATTGGTGTTTCGTTTCCATCATGGGCTACGGGCACAGTTGGTGATTCAATCGCTTTCGTGAGTAAAGATATTAATGCTTTGTCTTATTTATCATCAGCGCGCTGTTTTAAGAATATGGCGGACGAAGGGTTTATTGACGTTAGTGATATTAAAATGGTTCCAGAGAAATTAGAAGAAGTTAGGTTTATTAGAAATCAGCATATTGCTAAATCTTTTCCGGGAGAAATTAAGAGACGGCTCATCCGCAGCAAAAACCGGGCTGAAAAACGTGGCGAGACGTTCATGCCTAGCAGTGCCGTATCAGATCGCTTCGTTGATCAATGCCACGTAATTCCAATTGATAGCCGATCGTCAGGCCAGCGCTTCCCACTGTATGTGCAGCTTGAAGCACTTGGCGAAGAAAGCAAGTATAATAACTACAATAGTTACGGGCTTGCTACACAGTATACATACTCGGGTTCGGTGCCAAACCTTAAGCAGATTACCTAA
- a CDS encoding integrase produces MNVPTEISFTPWNKGKLVGQKAPLRLRDIWAIRVRLQLAKKTRDLALFNLAIDSKLRGCDLVNLRVRDIAHGACISPRAIVMQQKTHRPVQFEITEQTRIAIIDWIQLAQLRSEDFLFPSRINSAKHLSTRQYARIVKAWVTEIGLDASIYGTHTMRRTKASLIYRRTKNLRAVQLLLGHTKLESTVRYLGIEVDDALEMAEQTEV; encoded by the coding sequence ATGAACGTTCCGACTGAAATCTCATTTACACCTTGGAATAAAGGCAAGTTGGTTGGGCAGAAGGCGCCTCTGCGCCTTCGTGATATCTGGGCTATACGTGTGCGCCTGCAGCTGGCCAAAAAGACGAGAGACCTTGCCCTCTTCAACCTAGCCATCGATAGCAAATTACGAGGCTGCGACCTCGTCAATTTACGTGTACGAGATATTGCTCATGGTGCGTGCATATCCCCACGAGCCATCGTGATGCAGCAAAAAACGCATCGACCTGTCCAGTTCGAAATTACCGAGCAAACTCGGATCGCTATTATCGACTGGATACAGCTTGCTCAGCTCAGGAGCGAGGACTTCTTGTTTCCCAGCCGAATCAATAGCGCAAAGCATCTGTCCACGCGCCAATATGCCCGTATCGTGAAAGCCTGGGTCACCGAAATAGGTTTAGATGCTTCAATCTATGGCACGCATACGATGCGCCGCACCAAAGCGTCGCTGATATACCGTCGCACTAAAAACTTAAGGGCAGTGCAGCTGCTCTTGGGTCACACGAAGCTGGAAAGCACCGTTAGATATCTAGGGATAGAGGTAGATGATGCGTTGGAAATGGCAGAACAGACAGAGGTTTGA
- a CDS encoding TIGR02687 family protein produces MQLDQLQQGLQHAFFTDRHRIVFWYDAPGHFADSLSELALEGVQVINMAGESTLGVKLRLELEEPETPTLLYFPTAEPAPEEDWLLDIKLYSGRFYADRVSMIFNELGLTRHVLREHLAQRQAFLASRKRIEALKRLVTLSLSEDELDLAMLAVVVGATSLDVATLLFHLAEEAVANELGLEATPAALVEAEKYALVPALVRALQAEVGYPASQAELSGDAPLNFGQLMLRLLITGYCESISDIPDWARQVAIPSVNARATSRALLTRWRDSSRFYPAFDVISGWVADAQRIDDKLQDVPLEQLSHVATFEVVEKQIIVDLCQAIPTADAPDLKLFDSIIVVRLDGYWASRHKNDARRERYRQLYAALTAAIALFSLRHQHAKGFHYESVEALYHAYQTDLYRFDTAYRHYAVASDATGVELLKNLDAAVERCYDEWFLGQLTRNWSERVEAEQRLTHWKLPNIPSQQHFYRDWVQPQLGASRQKRVVVVISDAFRYEAAEELRERINAKRYSEATLKSQLGVVPSYTTLGMASLLPHRELSYQPGSDTVLVNGQSTQGTANRSKLLKAALGGEALAVTADEVKGWSREEGREKIKGVQLMYVYHNVVDARGDAANTESETFASVEDAIDELDQLTRKILMHLNTSTVLVTADHGFLFQRSALDATDRTALSEKPTSAFKSKKRYVLGESLPDNPSVWHGHTRDTAGTTCDTQFWIPKGAHRFHFVGGARFVHGGIMPQEIVVPVLTVQQLRGEKVEKRTSRKVEVISPKASLKMVNNIQRFELLQTEAVSERLRPVTLSVAIYAGSEVVSSEEVVTFDSASDNMTERMKSVRLSLSGTSFDRKNDYFLVLRDKDLGTERERYRVVIDLAFTDDFF; encoded by the coding sequence ATGCAGCTCGACCAACTCCAGCAGGGCTTACAACACGCCTTCTTCACCGACCGCCATCGGATTGTGTTCTGGTACGACGCCCCTGGCCATTTTGCGGATTCGCTCAGCGAGCTTGCGTTAGAAGGCGTTCAAGTGATCAACATGGCGGGGGAGTCCACCCTAGGCGTGAAGCTACGCCTGGAGCTGGAAGAGCCTGAGACGCCGACGTTGCTCTACTTTCCCACTGCCGAGCCAGCCCCAGAAGAGGACTGGCTGCTGGATATCAAGCTGTACTCTGGCCGCTTCTACGCCGACCGTGTCTCGATGATTTTCAACGAGCTGGGCCTAACCCGCCATGTACTGCGCGAGCACTTGGCGCAGCGGCAGGCGTTCTTAGCCAGTCGTAAGCGAATCGAAGCGTTGAAGCGCTTGGTTACGCTCTCACTTAGTGAAGATGAGCTGGATCTAGCGATGCTGGCCGTAGTGGTGGGGGCCACGTCCCTCGACGTCGCCACGCTGCTGTTCCATCTGGCTGAAGAAGCGGTGGCTAACGAGTTGGGTTTAGAGGCTACCCCAGCGGCGTTGGTCGAAGCGGAAAAGTACGCCCTGGTGCCTGCGCTGGTGCGCGCCCTGCAGGCCGAGGTGGGTTACCCCGCCAGTCAAGCAGAGCTTAGCGGTGACGCGCCGCTGAACTTCGGCCAGCTGATGCTGCGTTTATTGATTACCGGCTACTGCGAAAGCATTTCTGATATTCCCGACTGGGCGCGTCAGGTCGCCATTCCCTCGGTCAATGCCCGCGCGACGTCACGGGCGCTACTCACCCGCTGGCGGGATAGCTCGCGGTTTTACCCTGCGTTCGATGTGATTTCCGGGTGGGTAGCGGATGCCCAGCGTATTGATGACAAGCTGCAGGATGTGCCGCTTGAGCAGCTCAGCCATGTAGCGACGTTTGAGGTGGTGGAGAAGCAGATCATTGTCGATCTCTGCCAGGCGATTCCCACGGCGGACGCCCCCGATCTGAAGCTATTCGACAGCATCATTGTGGTGCGCTTGGATGGCTACTGGGCATCGCGGCATAAAAACGATGCCCGCCGCGAGCGCTATCGGCAGTTGTACGCCGCGCTTACCGCCGCTATTGCGCTGTTTAGCCTGCGTCACCAGCATGCCAAAGGCTTTCATTACGAGAGCGTTGAGGCGCTTTATCACGCGTACCAAACCGATCTCTACCGTTTTGATACCGCCTATCGCCATTACGCGGTGGCGTCGGATGCCACCGGCGTGGAGCTGCTAAAAAACCTGGACGCCGCCGTAGAGCGCTGTTACGACGAGTGGTTCCTGGGCCAGCTCACCCGTAACTGGAGCGAGCGCGTAGAAGCCGAACAGCGGCTCACCCACTGGAAGCTGCCGAACATTCCCAGCCAGCAACACTTCTACCGCGACTGGGTGCAGCCCCAGCTAGGTGCTAGCCGCCAAAAGCGTGTGGTGGTGGTGATTAGCGATGCCTTCCGCTATGAAGCGGCGGAAGAGCTGCGTGAGCGCATTAATGCCAAGCGCTACAGCGAAGCGACGTTAAAAAGCCAGTTGGGTGTGGTGCCCAGCTACACCACCCTGGGGATGGCCTCGCTGTTACCGCACCGGGAACTCAGCTATCAGCCGGGCAGCGATACGGTGTTGGTGAACGGCCAATCTACCCAAGGCACGGCGAACCGCAGCAAGCTACTCAAAGCCGCGCTAGGCGGGGAGGCGTTAGCCGTCACCGCCGACGAGGTAAAAGGCTGGAGCCGTGAAGAGGGGCGCGAAAAGATCAAAGGCGTGCAGCTGATGTACGTGTACCACAACGTGGTAGATGCCCGTGGAGATGCCGCCAACACCGAAAGCGAGACGTTCGCATCGGTGGAAGATGCCATTGATGAACTGGATCAGCTGACCCGTAAAATTCTCATGCACCTGAACACCAGCACGGTGCTGGTCACCGCCGACCATGGTTTCCTGTTCCAGCGTAGCGCCTTGGATGCTACCGACCGCACGGCGCTGTCAGAAAAGCCAACATCGGCCTTCAAAAGCAAAAAGCGCTATGTGCTGGGTGAATCGCTGCCCGATAACCCCAGTGTGTGGCACGGCCATACCCGCGATACCGCAGGCACCACCTGTGACACCCAGTTCTGGATACCCAAAGGCGCGCACCGTTTTCATTTTGTGGGCGGGGCGCGTTTTGTACATGGGGGCATTATGCCCCAGGAAATTGTGGTGCCGGTGCTTACTGTTCAGCAGCTTCGGGGCGAGAAGGTGGAAAAGCGCACCAGTCGCAAGGTGGAAGTCATTTCACCCAAGGCATCGCTGAAGATGGTCAATAACATTCAGCGTTTTGAGCTGCTGCAAACCGAAGCGGTCAGCGAGCGCCTCCGCCCAGTCACGCTGTCGGTGGCGATTTACGCGGGCAGCGAGGTGGTTTCCAGTGAAGAGGTCGTGACCTTCGATAGCGCAAGCGACAATATGACCGAGCGCATGAAGTCGGTGCGCCTCTCGCTATCAGGCACGTCATTCGACCGCAAGAATGACTACTTCCTGGTGTTGCGGGATAAAGACCTAGGCACCGAACGGGAGCGCTACCGGGTAGTAATTGATCTCGCGTTTACAGACGATTTTTTCTAG
- a CDS encoding type I-F CRISPR-associated protein Csy3: MMNSFRHLSYERSLNPGKAVFYYRTDSSEFEPLQAEVTRFRGPKATFSDGYMASGTARAKETSDLGFSNPIMLETCYVPPLVDTLYCRFSLRIIANSLEPNICDNAEATKALKEFSDTYRNLGGYQELATRYAKNILSAEWLWKNKVARGIAVEVSTSNLKNYCIKDAQYKEWGSSWEGDELKSLEGLAVEFEEALSCPQKFLFADVAAKIKTEFCQEIFPSQLFVEKDDRGNGSASRQFMKSTMNDGRQAVSFGAYKVGAAIQKIDDWWLDEGAEYPLRVSEYGADRSRVLAMREPVTKKDFYSLLNEITNITEEMIKTRQASPNAHYVMSVLVKGGMFQKGIKKGEK, encoded by the coding sequence ATGATGAACTCTTTCAGGCATCTTAGCTATGAGCGCTCTCTCAATCCGGGTAAGGCGGTTTTTTATTACCGGACAGATTCGAGCGAATTTGAGCCGTTGCAAGCGGAAGTGACGCGGTTTCGTGGCCCCAAGGCAACGTTTAGCGATGGCTATATGGCATCCGGGACTGCGCGTGCTAAAGAAACGAGCGATTTGGGCTTTTCTAATCCTATAATGCTCGAAACGTGTTATGTACCACCGCTAGTCGATACGTTGTATTGTCGTTTTTCTTTACGCATCATTGCAAACAGCTTAGAGCCAAATATCTGTGATAATGCAGAAGCGACAAAAGCATTAAAAGAATTCTCTGATACTTATAGAAACTTGGGCGGATACCAAGAGCTAGCAACTCGATATGCTAAAAATATTCTTTCAGCTGAATGGCTTTGGAAAAATAAAGTTGCAAGAGGGATAGCTGTGGAGGTTTCTACGTCTAATTTAAAAAACTATTGTATTAAAGATGCACAGTATAAAGAGTGGGGATCCTCTTGGGAAGGAGATGAGCTTAAATCATTAGAAGGGCTTGCAGTTGAGTTTGAAGAGGCACTTTCTTGCCCACAAAAATTTCTTTTTGCTGATGTAGCTGCCAAAATAAAAACAGAATTTTGCCAAGAAATTTTCCCCAGTCAATTATTTGTTGAGAAAGATGATAGAGGCAACGGAAGTGCGTCTAGGCAGTTTATGAAAAGCACGATGAACGATGGTCGTCAAGCAGTTAGCTTTGGTGCTTATAAAGTCGGAGCAGCAATTCAAAAAATTGATGACTGGTGGCTAGATGAAGGGGCTGAATACCCTTTGAGAGTGAGTGAATACGGTGCAGATCGTAGTCGGGTTTTAGCTATGCGTGAACCAGTTACGAAGAAAGATTTTTACTCGCTGTTAAACGAAATTACAAATATCACGGAGGAAATGATTAAAACCAGGCAGGCCAGCCCTAATGCACACTACGTGATGTCAGTGCTAGTGAAGGGGGGGATGTTCCAAAAAGGAATAAAGAAGGGTGAAAAATGA